The Penaeus monodon isolate SGIC_2016 chromosome 6, NSTDA_Pmon_1, whole genome shotgun sequence genomic sequence AGACTAAACCAAAGGAAATGATTCTAGAAGCATATTCAGCAGGACAAAGACACTTTGGAGAGAATTATGTCCAAGAGTTGGTTGAGAAAGGACATGATGAAGAGGTAGGAAGCTTTTCTGTACACGTTTTCTGATTTTTATACTTTGCTTTACTAACAATACAATGTTTTATTAACTGATTATCTATTAACAGAAAAACAGGGCATCTGTGCATGGCATCAGATAATCCCTGTTGGTTTTCAAAGATTGATATCTAATAGCTGTTTGATTTCTCATGTAGTTCAAAGTTTACTCAACTATAAATTTAGTGTTAAGTGTGCTTAATTACAAAACCGTATAAAGTCTCGATAATGAGTTTTAAAGCAATGAATCTAAAACATTCACAGATAATAGAGAAATGTCCTGAGATTAAATGGCACATGATCGGACACCTGCAGAGCAATAAAGTGAACAAGGTATGTTTGAAACAAATTGTACAAGATATTATCAGTGAAATAATGCTTATGGTTACTATTTTGTTGGGgaatatgttttgttttcttatgctCATCATGTAGCAGTGAAGAATATTAACAACTTTCCCTCTTAATTATAAAATCATTCTTTACAGGTTATTGGAATTCCAAATTTAGAATGTGTTGAGACGGTTGACACAGCCAAGTTAGCAACAACGCTTAATAATGCTGTCCAGAAACACAACTTggacaaaaaattaaaagtgttTGTTCAAGTTAATACTAGTGGAGAAGAACGTAAGTGAATTGTCTAAGTATGTTTACATACctatgttggtgtgtgggtgggtgtccgTGTCTGTGTCTATCCAGTCGTCAGAAAATCATTAAGTAATCTTTAATGTAGTAATCATTGGTGTCTTTGGTAATATTTTTGAAACTATATTTGGTTATTGTTCCAGTAGACGTATGTTTACACTGATAGTTATTTTACATCAAACTATTTCTTAAAGGTATTTAACCCAGTCGGTCCGTatggcaagactacaatgccatgcccaatgtagtacaagtttatttattttatttacaaatagaTGGTCCTACAAGTGCTTAGTAACCAAGAAGTCTGTTATCAGTCAtacttatctcacctgtttacccttttcctcgacttttggaaagggtcttttgcattatttcattgtcttaaatgttatcgagattttaataacactttaattatcaaaacatcaataacagtaataacagtattgatgtccactgtattaaagagaaaaacacattttcccgccaattcaagaaaCGGAAATCAGGATTGGTTACTGATAGACttcttgctggctgagcacatttcataaaaaattacgggggacagaacataaatcccaGGTAGTTGAGTTAATTAagcatataatgataaaaagccccattattattagaatattggTCTTGCCGATGATTTATGCCAGTTTGATAGAGGCAAAAGGTTTAAGTGAGAATGAACAActtcagttatttttattaaaaactttatCTCTCCTTACCAGTTGACTATATTCTCTTGTTTCTACATTAAGGAATCCATCATTACAGAAAAGAGTGGTGTTCACCCTGACAATGTTAATGAGTTGGTGGACCACGTTACAAAGAATTGTCCGCACCTGAACCTTCTTGGACTCATGACCATTGGGGCTTTTGACCATGATCTCTCTCAGGGACCAAATCCAGATTTCCAGGTAGGAGAATGATAGAAGGAATTGgcctttttttgtgttatatagagAATGTTTGATTTACCATAGCTTGTGTTTAAGATGTTTTAATTTTCACTGTTAACTCATTGTCACTGGAAGAAGACCTGATGAAGAGTAAAATTTATTCTATAGCATGATACTTTGCCTCAATGCTGCAATGATCCTTTGTCACAGTGCTTCAACgattatttattgatctatttttaGGATAACTACTTAACAATCCCTCGTGGGTGATTTTAATTTTGTGTAGTTTCAAATACCATTAAATGGGTTGCATTGCTTTCATAAGGAATCCGTAATATCACAACTTATTTTTCAGACTTTGTTGAAAACCAGAGCTACAGTTTGTGAGACCCAGTGTATAGAACCACAGGATGTAGAATTATCTATGGGGATGTCAAATGACTTTGAACATGCTGTAAGTATTCAAATATGCTTATTAAAGGTACTTAAATGTGTTTCTTAGAAGTGAACTTGTGACTCTGTATGATTTCAGTTTGATTGACAGGGCTGCCAGTGTGATACTAGGGATGTATAGAACAAGGAGTAGAATACTATGGGGATGTAAAGGGATAAAGGcgtagtataaatatatgatatattaagtataaaaataggagtagaggagagaatgGACGATATAGAGTAGAGTGTGCGAGtatgagatataaaatatatatataggagaataaagatatagatatagatatataagatatagagaatagaatatagagatatatatataggaggaatgagatagtaatagataataaaatatatatgatagatatatatatatatatataatataatatagatatatatataatatataaatatatatatatatgtgtgtgtagtgtagattgtgagtattattatgatatatatatataatagatatagaagtatataagatatatagataatgaatagtatgagtataagtatatatatgtatgatatagatatagatatgtatagatatatatatctaataagtatatgatatatatatatatatatttgaatatatctatttatatatgtatatatatagtgatatatatatttatatatatatagatatagatatgatataatattatgtgtatatagatatagatatatataggtgtataagtatattacgatatatatgatatgatatatatatagaaatgatatatatagagtagagaatatagatatgaaataataaaaatacatatatatatacatggataataatataatacataatataatgaatatataatatagaaaatatatatacatatatagatatattatagataataatatatagagagagagagaggagagagagagagagagagaatcgatatatatatgagaatataatagatatagaatagatatactatatagagtataatatactagtaatatcatataatattagatataaatatagtatagtaattataatataatattagtatataatatgtgataagtattaatatatatatatattatatataataatatatatatatatatataatatatatataattatatggtatatatatatatatttgtattatatatattataatttattatatatatatgtatataatatgtatatataatatatttatatatattatatatagtatatatatatatatatatatattaatatatatgtgtgtagtattgtgtttgttatatattatatatataatatatatcaatatgtatatatatatagaattataacatatatatataatataatatgatatatatatatatatatatattatatatgaatatatatataatattatatatctatatgttatatattatatgatatatatatatatatatataatatatatatacataattatatacatatatcttatacaatatatatacatatatataatatatatacatatatatattataatatatattatatatagagagaggagagagatatacatatacatatacatatatatatatatatatatatatatatgatatattatgataatatatatatatattatagtatatatagtattatatatgtatatatatatatgtatatattatatattattatatagtatatatatgtattatatatatatatatatatatatatatatattatatatatatatattatattatatttattttatatatgtatgtgtatatatatataatgtatggtatatatatatatatatgtatgtgtatatatatatgtgaaagagttcacttatcttggagctgttttaactaatacatatgatgattcaccggagataaaaagaagaattaccattgccaaaagcgccacaattgctctcaataacatctggaaagaccgaagcattaccttacggaaaaaagctgggtttttgaactcattagttttcccaattgcatcataggttctgagtgttgggtgttgaagtagatagacaagaaaaagatcaatagttttgaaatgtgggttacagacgagtactgcgtattagctggacagagaagaagacgaatgatgaagtgctgagaaaaataaattgtaaagaccgactgttcgACATCTTGaataagaggaaattaaa encodes the following:
- the LOC119574138 gene encoding pyridoxal phosphate homeostasis protein-like isoform X1; this encodes MLRVMADSEVAKALLSVIERVNVATKARNPEIAALCKQPRLVAVSKTKPKEMILEAYSAGQRHFGENYVQELVEKGHDEEIIEKCPEIKWHMIGHLQSNKVNKVIGIPNLECVETVDTAKLATTLNNAVQKHNLDKKLKVFVQVNTSGEEQKSGVHPDNVNELVDHVTKNCPHLNLLGLMTIGAFDHDLSQGPNPDFQTLLKTRATVCETQCIEPQDVELSMGMSNDFEHAILVGSTNVRVGSTIFGARNYKK
- the LOC119574138 gene encoding pyridoxal phosphate homeostasis protein-like isoform X2, which codes for MEIAALCKQPRLVAVSKTKPKEMILEAYSAGQRHFGENYVQELVEKGHDEEIIEKCPEIKWHMIGHLQSNKVNKVIGIPNLECVETVDTAKLATTLNNAVQKHNLDKKLKVFVQVNTSGEEQKSGVHPDNVNELVDHVTKNCPHLNLLGLMTIGAFDHDLSQGPNPDFQTLLKTRATVCETQCIEPQDVELSMGMSNDFEHAILVGSTNVRVGSTIFGARNYKK